A stretch of DNA from Cannabis sativa cultivar Pink pepper isolate KNU-18-1 chromosome X, ASM2916894v1, whole genome shotgun sequence:
AATTTAGGTAaacattgatattgacttaataTTGTAATCaaagtattttttattgttatttaagtattataaacttattaaaagtaaaagaattaccaaaaaaattaactattattatataaaaaaaaaaaaaaatagaacaactacGAAATACAAACCATTTCTTGAGTGAATTGGTTTGgtttgattttgaatttttaaaaaatcgtaaaactggtttggtttaaaaaaattaaaaattcaaatcaaATGGGAATGCAATTTTTGTCAAATTTATTTGATGTGATGcaggttttttttgtttttttgttgttttaagcAACATCACATATgcattttgaaataaaaaaaaaacttattaattaactttaaataaaccttatttttttcaatttaattattaaaagaaaaaaaaaaaggcaaacAAACAAACACAATCTCACCCTCACTATTTCAACTCCCCAAACCAAAATATCGCCTTGTAGGCCCTTGGTGGGCGCGCTTACTGCTTAGGCAACGTCAATGAACTCGCAGGATGTAGATTTGCTCCAGTGCCATCACCTCTTGTTTATTGATTTTCTTCTCAGATTCATTTGtttaaattaatgaaatttttgtgAAACGAGTTTGCAAGAATCAGTTTAGTGAAATGGGTTTTAGATGAGTTTACAAGGATCAATGGAGTTTTACTGATTTGGGTTTAAATAGTCCCAACAATATCCCCTAAACAAACAACATAATAAATATGAATAAAGAAAATGCAAAAAGCTTTTTTCCTAGCCGATGAATAGTTATATTTACAATGTGAGAGAGGCCTACCGATACACAAACCGATAGGTGACTCTCAGCTAGTAGCAATATGTATCAGTTGTGCTAAAAGAAAGTACAAGCCACTACAAAACCGTTTAGGCTTAGCTATTAACAAAGAAACAACTATGTACCTTCTTCCCTAAATACCTACAAGAAATATTACTCTGCTTATGCTACTGCCATCCTTTGAATATTAAGGACCAAAATGAAACTCAGTTGTTTCCTAACAAGTCAACACCACCACCTAGAAGGCTCTACCTCTGTTCTTACATAACCACTGTTAAAAAGCTAAAACAAAATCAACTAGCCTTGTTCATTGAATTATAACCACATAACCATGGCCAAAAAAAAGGTTGAACGCACCAGAAGCACAGTGAACAGCCAGTCAGATTTTGCTCCAAATACTATCATCAAACTGTGCACCAGATTGCTTTGAGGAGTCATCAATTAACCAAGACCTTCCGGTTGGTAATTCCTATCAGCATAGTATTAGTTATATATGTTTCGGCAGAAAAGCTTACATCTCAATGCCGGAGACCATCCACCACTACCCCAAGAGAACTGGAAATAACCTCATTGGATTTGCAATTACTGTCAACAGAGGCTGCACAAGAAGGGTCACAATTAGAGTCCACTGGCAAAGGTATTCTATCCTTAATATCGTCTTGTGCTTCTTGGCTTAAAATTGGGTGAACTGCATCAGCAGAGACcttgttagtattttgggaAACAGAGCAGGCATTAGATGTCATATGTTTGTCATCTACTGTTACAGATGTTTGCTGAGCAGCTGCACAGTCATTTACATGACATTTAAGTATTTTTTCTTCGGGATGATGACAGCTATCTATATCATCACTGGATATCTTTACTCCAGTCCTAGAGTCTGAGTCGTGGCAACCATTTTCAACAGAAACTTCCAACTCAGAAGAAACAATTTTTTCATCAAGTTCAGAAGCACTGATTCCAGCAGAGCAGTGCGTAGAAACCTTATCACAAGAATCGAGATTGTTTGCAACAGTGTGATCCTCAACTTTTGCCTCACAATGAACACATTCGGTATCATCCCTGGAGGCACAGAGAGAAGATCCCCCAGTTTTAGTTGCATCAACTTCAGTGCAAAGTAAAACAGACGATTCAATTTTCTCTCCCGAAATATTCCACTGGCTAAATTGCCTTCCCAACTCCTTTACTTTTTGATCAAGAACTGAAGTCTCTGGGCCACAAAAATCCTTTTGACAGTCACTGGTCTCTTTGGTCTGTTCAAGCAAACCATGTGAATCTTCAAAGCTTATGATTTTACCTTCCATATTATCATGAGCCACAGAAAGCTTGATCAAACATTTGTTCTCAGTATTATTTAAACAGACATCAAGACGTTGCAAACCGGATACACTAGCAGTTTCATTTATATTCACACCAGGATTTGCTTCACTAGAAATGTTAGAAACACACCCTTTGATGCCTGTTTCATCAGTTTTACACAACACTTCCTCCTTGGTATGGTGCCCAGGTTCACTGGACCTTGGACCTGCAATAAGTATCATTATGATATAAAACATGTCTTGAAGGCTGACAAACgtgaaatacaaaaataaaataactaccTTCAGCAATAATTGAACTTTTTTCTGCATTGTCAATGTTCAACAGTGGTTTCTGTAACATCTGTACGCCAGGGAAAACCAACAGGttcatatttttcattttcttcttgTGTGATATCTCAAGGGGCCTAAAACCAAATACGGAAGTCCATGTTTCTGTAAGTTGGGAGATAGCAGGCAGAACCAACTTCTCAACATTTAGAGAGCAAAGGACCTGataaagaagaacaaaaatAAATCAGTAGAAAATAACGTGACAATGGTTAATAAAATTAGTGAAAATCACAAACCGATACGTGGAAGAAACACTAAGACATCACTCCAGGCATTTACAATTTCAAATAGCATATTatcaaacaaaaagaaaaatttcagtCCAACATTATAAAATTCAgcattattttcttttctaaaaagAATTGAGACCGTAATCAGTAAACTGAAACTGAATGTAGCAGTACAATGAATTCGCAAAATCTACATTATAGAAACTTAAAGGAGAACTATCAAAATTTTCATATGTATTTTGACATAAAGCAAAGATGTTTACTGTTAGAACATACCGATTCAATTGCACATAAAAGCCGTCGGCACATTCCTTGGCGTCTATACATATAGCGGGTCCCAATGAATGGCATTTCTGCTAATTCAGTTCCGTGGATCCTGTTACATAGAGGGAGAAGAGGGATGATTCAATTCAGCTATTTGTCCAAACAATTCTATCCCATCATGCAAAAGCTAACCCAGACATTAACCAACAACTAACTGTTGAAGAATAACAATCTCATTAGCATAATGCCATCACATACCGAACTGAAGCTACACAGACAATCTCATCACCTCTCTCTAGAATTACAGTTAAAAAACCACTATAATTCAGGCGGTTAAAGTTAGACCTGTACAGGagacaaaattaattagtattattaagcacacacacacacacacatttcTGAAGAAATGTTGAGATAAACTAAAAGCAAAAAGTATGCCTACCCAAAATTATAAACAATGTTATGAATCAGATTGATCCCACTTCTGTTGTCAACCATAGGCAAAAAGCATTCGTCCATTATAGACAATGCAACAGCTATCTTGCCATTGCATTCAATTTGTTGTGCTTCATTGCATTCTTGAAATCTATCACATACAGAAGTACTTGAGCCAACACTAGACCGACGAACAAGAGTCCAAGAAAATCCTTCTTCCATCTTGTGTTTCACCCCAATAAGGGTCTTCAGTTTCTCAAATAGCTGGCAGAACAAAAACAGGAATAAATCTGTGCGATCAGGTATAAATGCAAATTAGATCGACAAAGTGTTCAATTGGGAATACAGAGTTCAAAAGAGAGAAACGTAACACTTCCTCTTAATGACAATCAAATCAAAGTCTTAACTCTTAACTAAGGCATATTTCACAATATGAAGAAATTCACCATTACGCAGTATGCACGTAAAACAATTTTTCCAACAAAAACTAAGGGAATATAGATCACTGAGAGGCAGCTATGTTTGCaatgattaataaatttatattcctATTTCCTgcttacatatttatatatttatatatataaatatgtatgtataaataAACTTAATCTTGAAAAGCAATCAAACTCATGTATACAAAATTCACTTGTGCGCTCAccataatttaacatattaaattaAAGGGGCCAACAATAGGAAACAATGCCCCTAATCACTATCTTGCAAATTCAAGCTGCATAATATTCTACCAATGCAAATCATACCTGTTGACACTTGCTCCCACAGAATGGTGAAGCGCTGGAAAAATTATACCCCGCATCACTTTCCCTACTACAAGAATGATGAACTAcaacaagaaaagaaaaaactgtAAAACATAAATTTATTCTAAACAATATTGATAAAAATATTATCAAATATGCACGAAAGCTAGAGCTTTACATTTTTCCTCACACAAATGGCATGTAAAAAACTCTGAAGCACccaaatcatcatcatcattctcTTGAAATTCTCTTCCACCAGCCATCCCACAAAATTTGCATGAGCAATATACACAATGCCAATCACCAGAAGGGAAATTCTGCAGTAAAAGAAAAAACAGTGTTCTCGTTTAGTACAATGTCAATAATCAAAACGAACCAActgcaaaaaaacaaaaatgaaaaaggGCAACAATTAAACATGTTCTGTTTCTGGAATATTCAATAAACGTCTTGTtatcataatataattaaacaGTAAAATTCTACTTTCCAAACATTTGTTGCCGAACACAATGTAGTATGTACATATCTTTACTGTGCAGGCAACAAAGCAACAAACCCATAAGCAAAAACATGCAATTACAGCATTGAgctttttatatacatataaaattgtAGCATTGGTTTTGGTCTTAGCATGGTAACAAAACATCAAATTGTTGTCAACCCTCCCCACTACCTGTAATCCATTTTTGTCTTTCAGTTCAATAAGTAAACTCGTgcagtttgaaaaataaaaaatatgacacaCCAATTAGGGTCACACACATCACATGAGTTACTTTAGTTTCACACTGTATGCTCAAAAGTAAACCCTTGACATTATTATAAGTAGCCAAGGAAATTAGTGACATGGCAACTTCACTGTTGCATGCAATGGAAGCGATATTTAAAGATGATATACACATTTCAAAAAGTGCATAAGAGGTCAGATGTACATACTTGAATATCTAAACAACTTTGGTGGAATGTTGATGGGCAACCATCGCAACAGATCAAATCTCCACCATCTCCGCAGATACCACAAGTGTCATCATTTGGGTCTTCACCATTGACGTCTACGTCAAGAAATCCCTTACACTCAGATTGAAGTTGCTTATTCCAAGAGTCTAACAGGCATTCCAAGAGGGAAGGTCCAGACTCTAGAAATATGTTGTTATATGGTTCACAGAGATTACTTCCTGCATGACTTTCAAATTCTGAAATTGTCAAGGTTTTACGACAGCAGTCACAGAGAATGCCATTTCTTGTAATTTGACCCTCAAGCAGCACATGTGTCTTTCTTCGGTTCAAACAGTGCACCTTCCCGTTTAATGAAACAGTTCCCATGTCAATCATCCAGGCAAGCACAGTTCTACTCCCAGAATACAGGATATAGCCATCAGAATCTGAATCTGCATCCTCCAAGGAGCTGCGAACCAACAAAGTACGCTGTTTTCCATTTTGAGTTTTCTTCTGCTTATGACCTCGAACCAAAATTGGTATTCGCTTGTGTTGAGTACCAGCTGAATTTTCTCGGTTACAATGCAAAGATTTCTTTCTGGACCTCCCTCTCTGTAATTTTGCAACCAATTTTCTTGTACGCTCTGTCTTGCCAGATTCCTTTCCTGCTTTTcgtttcaatttattttctccTCTTTTATTGATAGCTACCCTTTTAAGCATACCAAATTCCTCATCAGGTATAGGAATAAACTTGAAACCAGCTTTATAAACCTCATCTTCACCATCACCATTTTCGTAGTGTTTTCTAAGCCTCTTATAAGCTAGGGTGACTGACCAGTGAGTCTTCCCATCTGGACTAACATACACAGCGTCAAGGTAATCCTTGGAAGCCCTAGGCCTACGTTGAATTGTCCAGCCTGCACTCAGAAGCAATTCTATAATTTTCTCTCTCACAGACTGTTTTACCACACTTCTAGGAGGTTCCTCTTCTCCATCCTTCTTTTTAGTTTTCCCTTTCACAACACTACGCTTCGCATATTCGAGGCTCTGTTCATGAACTGTATTGGATCTCTTCCGTGTTGTGGCTTCAGCTTCCTTGATCATCGAATCCACCACAATTTTGTTCTTGTTAGGTGATGATAATATATCCACGTTCAATTCATTTCCATTCTGCTCTGTTTCCTGGCATAACAAGCAAGCTGGCAGGTTTGGATTCACATTGTCCTGCTCATTAGGTTGCAGGACAGAATGTACTGGCTGCCCTATATCATCCACATCTATTTCTCTTTCCTTCATATCAACATCCCCCTTCAGGGGCATCCCACATGTATGTCTTAACTTCTTTAATTGACCATCAGATATCAACTTGTTATTCTCTTGATTTTCAACATTGTGCAGTCTCCCTAGGTTGCGTTTTAAAGATTTATTTCTCTCTCGTGTTTTTGAGGGTCTCCGAAGCTTAAGTTTCGACACTCCAGGCCCCTCTTGCACTTTTCGAGGCCTTCCACGAGTCTCTCGCATTTTGAGGGGTCTTCGACGCTTATCCCTCAACTTTTTCTTCAACCCACTGCCCGATGCTAATTGAACATGCACTTCATTTTCCACTTTCCGTGGCCTCCCACGTCTCTCTACCTTCTTCAGTTCACTGGCACCACTCTCTACCTTCTTCTTCAACCCACTACCCAATGCTAATTGACCATGCACTTCATTTTCCACTTTGCGTGGCCTCCCACGTCTCTCTACCTTCAATTCAGTGGCATCACCCTCAACCTTCTCCAATTCAGTGGCATCACTATCTACCTTCTTCAATTCAGTGGCATCACTCTCTACCTTCTTCGACTCGCTACCTGATGCTAATTGACCAAGCACCTCATTTTTCACTTTGCGTGGCCTCCCACGTCTCTCTACCTTCTTCAATTTACCGACATCACTCTCTACCTTCTTCTTCAACCCACTACCCGATGCTAATTGACCATGCACTTCATTTTCCACTTTGCGTGGTCTCCCACGTCTCTCTACCTTCTTCAATTTACCGGCATCACTCTCTACCTTCTTCTTCAACCCACTACCCGATGCTAATTGACCATGCACTTCATTTTCCACTTTGCGTGGCCTCCCACGTCTTTCTACCTTCTTCAATTCACAAGCATCACTCTCTACCTTCTTCAATTCACAGGCATCACCTTCTACCTTCTTCAATTCACTAGCATCACTCACTACCTTCCTAAGTTCACTAGCATCACTCTCTACCTTCTTCAGTTCACTGGCATCACTCTCTACCTTCTTCTTCAACCCACTACCCAATGCTAATTGACCATGCACTTCATTTTCCACTTTGCGTGGCCTCCCACGTCTTTCTACCTTCTTTAGTTCACAGGCACCACTCTCTACCTTCTTCAATTCACAGGCATCACTCTCTACCTTCTTCAATTCACTAGCATCACACGCTACCTTCGTCAATTCACTAGCAACACTCTCTACCTTCTTCAGTTCACTGGCATCACTCTCTAACTTCTTCAATTCACTGGAATCATTCTCTAAAGGTGGTCTCTTGCGCTTATGTCCTGAGATCTTATCAAGACCACCATCCAATTGATCTCTCTTAACCTTATTCTGTTCGGCCAATTTCTTTTCAGACTTATCACCTTCCTTCGTCtttaaatcaaaaatatcttcaGACACCTTCACTTTGTCACCTTCACCAGCCAACACAGAACTTGACCGCAGAACCCTACGAACAACTGGCACTTCATTACTCAGCTGTTCCGCCTTAACCTTAACCTTCTTTTTCTCAGCACCAACACCATCACTGTCAATGAATGCAGCACCATCCACcctcttcctcttcctcccATTATCAGCTACCTCATCAACCTTTACAAAACTACCCTCATCACCACAAAGTCCAGCACTTTCTTCAAGCACCTCATTCACACCAAGTCCAGCACTTTCTTCAAGCACCTCATTCACACCAAGTCCAGCACTTTCTTCAAGCACCTCATTCACACCAAGTCCACCACTTTCTTCAAGCCCCTCATTCACCAATGACTCTCTCTCAAGCTCAGGACCACAAAAGATTGAATTTTTAACCTTTTCATCCCCTGATTCAGAACTCACATGATTCTCCTCATGTCCTATACTCTCAACAACAGCCCGGTTCAGAGAATCCTTACCACTCTCAGTCTTAGCATAACGCTTACCAGATCTTAGACAGTCTTTCATCTCTCCTAAATCCACACGAAACCCTAATCGTAAAACCACCCAGTTTCAGTTCAAAACAACCTCACCAAACGAAATCAAAACAAAGAGAAACAGTTGCTCCCTCGTCATTCCATTCACTTTACCAAAAACAAAAACCCCAGTTCGAGAAATAGAAGGGAAAAAAAATGCTTCCCGGAACAAATTAACCCGACCCTGAAACCGaacaaaaaattgaataaacacgaaaccagaaaataaaaatacgaaaaagaaaaagaaacccAGATCAAAGAACAAGAGTGTTAATAAAAGCTTACACAATGCAGCAAAGTCTGGGAAATCGCGTGATCCTAAACTCTTTTGAAAATCTTCTGAAGTCCGGTGACTCAATCTCCGAAATCCGAGACACATAATGGGTGGGTTTAgatagaaaaagaaagaaagaaaaggggAAATAATAATATAGAGAGTGAGAAAGAGAAGAGTCGTTGCCGCTGAAACTTGAGAATGGGTTGAAGAATTTAGAAAGTTTTTTGAGTAagcgtttttttttttcaattatttaattaaaatgttttatataattatatatttaaatattttgattgGAAAAAGAGTAGAGGAGTACATCGTAGCCTTCGTAGGtaggaagagagagaagtgaGGGTGGCCAAGCCAAGGATGGGCGGGATCGTCAATTTGCCATTCCAATACGGCCTCCGATTTCCGATTTCCCTccataaatgtaaaataaataataaaatatggtatttttttttataattttttctattttgagACCCAAAACACAATTTCGTTGGTCACCGcgtcacaacaacaacaacacccAATTTGAAAGaagtaaaagaaaagaaaacagaaacacatatacacacaccCAAAAGAAAATTTCACTATCTATTTgagaaatttaattatatatgcatgtattaGGGGAAAATTAATTCTTGTACTAATATTAGGGGAATAGGTCAACTTTCCTCTTATTTTAAAAATGTCCTTCCCATTTTGAATCTCTCTACTCATCTCTCTTCCCGCTTTTCTCTCTcgctcttttctccttctttccTAAACTGAAACGCACCAAATTTCAAGCCCGAACGAAGCAGCCCAACCACCTCGCGCCACCAACAAAGTTTTCCAACCATCGAGTGCCACCCACGAAGTTTCTCCAACCATCGACAACCACCCTCGGAATGAGAATGTGGAAGgttggttttattttttaaaatattatccatttaaaccctgaATTATCCATTCAAACAATATGTAGTTTCTTcgtattttttgtttattatttagtaaaaaattgagttttggtGAAATCTGcatttttttgtgatttttttgtaTATGGTACGATGGGGTACGATAGTAATTGTAAGTGTCGTTATTTTGTGACAGATTATTTTAATAGAATGTCTAGTCATGTCTGGATTTTGAGTCTGTTATATCTGCACACTTGCGTACTGTTAAGTTGGTGTGAGTCTGTTATGACTTATCGTTAGGAGTTAGCCAGTGCCAGGTGGACTGTTCTGTTGGGTATAAATAGTCGGTTTCATTCTGTAAACAGATTATCCATTAAATCGATATTGTTAGTTAGTTCAGTTTTATCGTGGGTGTTAGTGTTGTATCTTGCCgttcttgttgttgtttctacAGGTCTGATTGTATAGCTTGAAGATGGTCATCAATGGCAGAACGATCAGAGCCTGACGTAGCTGAGTTCagactgaagggagttcagtgtcaacttcgtcatcagatctgaagggatttcagattgAAGAAGTGTCGAAGACAAACTCAGTTGatgcacaagggattgtgcacTTGCAATCAAGATTATTGATTGctgttggtaattcattactaattgtTGTAAAGTTTGTATTAAATTCCTTAGAGTGAACtggaaattgtaatatgaaaCTCTTGAGAATTAGTAGATGAgattaccctggttcggggaacccaagcactagtcggtTGAGATGTGTTCTtagtgcagatgaagcttgtaaatctTTGTGTGCTTTACTGCTTTACTCTTAATTCAAGTCTAAAATACATGTGTTGAAATCAATCTATTCAAAGATAATCAACTCGCTAATCTGAATCATGAAAATCAACAAGTAGTACTTTCAGTAATGTAATATGGAAGTTATGGATGAAGATCCGATGGTGGTTCGACACGGGCTCGATGCCTTGCTGTTGTTGAAATGAGCAAAGTTTTAAAGAGGTAGGTCCGATAGTAGCCCGATGCTaccattttttcttattttttaatgttaGGTACCATCGGACCACTATCAGACCTACGTCTCAAACTTTGCTCATTTCAACAACAGAAAGGCATTGTGCCTGCATCAAACCACCATCAGACCTTCATCCCTACCTCCAAATTACACTACTATCGTACCCCTCATTGGACCACTATCGTACCCAATCGTACCATATACAAAAAAATCACAGAAAACGCAAATTTCAccaaaactcaatttttaccaaacaataaacaaaaaattcaaagtAACCACAAATCGGGGTGAATGGATAAtttagggtttaaatggataacattaaaaaaaaactaaccttTGACGACGACATTGCAAGTCAATGGAGAAGCCTGAGGGTCCGCGGTGGTCGTTCGGTCCGTGAGTCATGTAGGTCATGCGGTTGCGGTGGTTGCAATGGTCGTGGAGATAAGAGACTGAGGTGGATGTTGGTTGTGGTCGATTCATTAAAGTTTGGGTGAGTGCAGAGCAAGAGAGGGAGGAAAGAAGGGGTGAAGAGAGAGGCGGTTGTTTGAAAATGGGAGGAGTATTTTGGGGTTTAAGGTAAAGTTGTACCTATTTTAACAACAATCTCAAGTGATTTTGTTAGGaagtcatttaattatttatatagaaGTTcagtttattaatattttatgattttttaaagttttctttatgaattggatatccaatcaCGAAAAATTAGATATtcgattataattaaattggaTTAGATGTTAAAAGTTAGAAATTAAATCAGTTATTGGATATCaatctcaaaaaataattaaaaatcgttctaatctaattacatttatatatattaaaaaattaactatttatatttatttatttatataattataaatattaaaaatatatattaattatacttttagtgtatttttttgttgaatttgtaacacttgattattttgtgtatttattttattttattacttgctaatgttattgttttagttattttaatCTTTAAGTTTCATTACACTAATCACGTTAGTATTTTTAGggagtattaaacttaaataaatgtTGATGTTTTGATTTTAcgtatttttcttaatttttttattaaaaaaattaggtgTGTATTTGGATACCCAAttaaaaaaccgatccaatccaattagtaattagaTTGAATTTTGAGGTTGTTGACACTAAAAAGTAGCCAATATCAGTTCGTTAGATTGGCGAGATGATTAATAAGTTTAAGTATATAGTTTAGAGAGACACAAAATTTATAATAGTTCACTCTCCATATCGCAATAGTAATGGAACTACGTCTATTTCGACTTTTTATTTATCACGAGAATTACAGAAAAATACTAATAAGCTCTAGTTTAAGTCTCATAAGCTTCAATTTTTAGAGAGAAGCTTCAATTCTAAACTTCCAGTGAAATTGTCCACCTCCCAATGACAATAgtaccctgctgcctcaactaACTGCCAATCAATATAAACAAGTTCTCAAACCTTCTTGCTACACAAACATCTAGTATGACTTTCATGGATCCTAGTTCCTCTACCGGTATCTCATGTACAATTCTGTCCCATACCTCTAATATTACCTCAAAATAATTCTTGGATAGTAGACTAGGCACATTTGTTCTAACATGAATTTATTCCAAAGTATTCATCTTATATCTCTAATAAAATTGATCCTCCCTATCAATAATCATTTAATGGTCCACAAAAGTGGCAATGTCAAGTTTATAGATCTTCTCATCATCATTGATGTTCTTTATGCACTTAGTTTCAATATAATATCATCTCTATTAGCAGTTTAACAGATAGAAATACTCTTGTCATGAATTTTTttgctaataaattttatatacagAAAATACATAATGAGAAAATGATTAGCAAAAGTGAATCCAGAAATAAACTCTATATTTTGGACCTTGCACCAATTTCGACCAAAGTCTTTTCCATTTATAATGAGACTTGGCACACTAGATTAAGACATTTATCTCACAAATGTTTGAATTTACTTAAAGATACTCTTCattgtaaaa
This window harbors:
- the LOC115703852 gene encoding uncharacterized protein LOC115703852 isoform X1 — its product is MKDCLRSGKRYAKTESGKDSLNRAVVESIGHEENHVSSESGDEKVKNSIFCGPELERESLVNEGLEESGGLGVNEVLEESAGLGVNEVLEESAGLGVNEVLEESAGLCGDEGSFVKVDEVADNGRKRKRVDGAAFIDSDGVGAEKKKVKVKAEQLSNEVPVVRRVLRSSSVLAGEGDKVKVSEDIFDLKTKEGDKSEKKLAEQNKVKRDQLDGGLDKISGHKRKRPPLENDSSELKKLESDASELKKVESVASELTKVACDASELKKVESDACELKKVESGACELKKVERRGRPRKVENEVHGQLALGSGLKKKVESDASELKKVESDASELRKVVSDASELKKVEGDACELKKVESDACELKKVERRGRPRKVENEVHGQLASGSGLKKKVESDAGKLKKVERRGRPRKVENEVHGQLASGSGLKKKVESDVGKLKKVERRGRPRKVKNEVLGQLASGSESKKVESDATELKKVDSDATELEKVEGDATELKVERRGRPRKVENEVHGQLALGSGLKKKVESGASELKKVERRGRPRKVENEVHVQLASGSGLKKKLRDKRRRPLKMRETRGRPRKVQEGPGVSKLKLRRPSKTRERNKSLKRNLGRLHNVENQENNKLISDGQLKKLRHTCGMPLKGDVDMKEREIDVDDIGQPVHSVLQPNEQDNVNPNLPACLLCQETEQNGNELNVDILSSPNKNKIVVDSMIKEAEATTRKRSNTVHEQSLEYAKRSVVKGKTKKKDGEEEPPRSVVKQSVREKIIELLLSAGWTIQRRPRASKDYLDAVYVSPDGKTHWSVTLAYKRLRKHYENGDGEDEVYKAGFKFIPIPDEEFGMLKRVAINKRGENKLKRKAGKESGKTERTRKLVAKLQRGRSRKKSLHCNRENSAGTQHKRIPILVRGHKQKKTQNGKQRTLLVRSSLEDADSDSDGYILYSGSRTVLAWMIDMGTVSLNGKVHCLNRRKTHVLLEGQITRNGILCDCCRKTLTISEFESHAGSNLCEPYNNIFLESGPSLLECLLDSWNKQLQSECKGFLDVDVNGEDPNDDTCGICGDGGDLICCDGCPSTFHQSCLDIQNFPSGDWHCVYCSCKFCGMAGGREFQENDDDDLGASEFFTCHLCEEKFHHSCSRESDAGYNFSSASPFCGSKCQQLFEKLKTLIGVKHKMEEGFSWTLVRRSSVGSSTSVCDRFQECNEAQQIECNGKIAVALSIMDECFLPMVDNRSGINLIHNIVYNFGSNFNRLNYSGFLTVILERGDEIVCVASVRIHGTELAEMPFIGTRYMYRRQGMCRRLLCAIESVLCSLNVEKLVLPAISQLTETWTSVFGFRPLEISHKKKMKNMNLLVFPGVQMLQKPLLNIDNAEKSSIIAEGPRSSEPGHHTKEEVLCKTDETGIKGCVSNISSEANPGVNINETASVSGLQRLDVCLNNTENKCLIKLSVAHDNMEGKIISFEDSHGLLEQTKETSDCQKDFCGPETSVLDQKVKELGRQFSQWNISGEKIESSVLLCTEVDATKTGGSSLCASRDDTECVHCEAKVEDHTVANNLDSCDKVSTHCSAGISASELDEKIVSSELEVSVENGCHDSDSRTGVKISSDDIDSCHHPEEKILKCHVNDCAAAQQTSVTVDDKHMTSNACSVSQNTNKVSADAVHPILSQEAQDDIKDRIPLPVDSNCDPSCAASVDSNCKSNEVISSSLGVVVDGLRH